In Nomascus leucogenys isolate Asia chromosome 8, Asia_NLE_v1, whole genome shotgun sequence, a single genomic region encodes these proteins:
- the H1-3 gene encoding histone H1.3 produces MSETAPVAPTTPAPAEKTPVKKKAKKTGATAGKRKTSGPPVSELITKAVAASKERSGVSLAALKKALAAAGYDVEKNNSRIKLGLKSLVSKGTLVQTKGTGASGSFKLNKKAASGEGKPKAKKAGATKPRKPAGAAKKPKKVTGAATPKKSVKKTPKKAKKPATAAATKKVAKSAKKVKTPQPKKAAKSPAKAKAPKPKAAKPKSGKPKVTKAKKAAPKKK; encoded by the coding sequence ATGTCGGAGACTGCTCCAGTTGCTCCTACCACTCCTGCACCCGCAGAAAAAACACCTGTGAAGAAAAAGGCGAAGAAGACGGGCGCAACTGCCGGGAAACGCAAGACATCCGGACCCCCAGTGTCTGAGCTTATCACCAAGGCAGTGGCAGCTTCTAAAGAGCGCAGCGGCGTTTCTCTAGCCGCGCTTAAGAAAGCGCTTGCGGCTGCCGGCTACGatgtagaaaaaaacaacagTCGCATCAAGCTTGGCCTCAAGAGCTTGGTGAGCAAAGGTACCCTGGTGCAGACCAAAGGTACCGGTGCTTCTGGCTCTTTCAAGCTCAACAAGAAAGCGGCTTCCGGGGAAGGCAAGCCCAAAGCCAAAAAGGCTGGCGCAACCAAGCCTAGGAAGCCTGCTGGGGCAGCCAAGAAGCCCAAGAAAGTGACTGGCGCCGCTACCCCGAAGAAAAGCGTCAAAAAGACGCCTAAGAAGGCAAAGAAACCAGCAACCGCTGCTGCGACCAAGAAAGTGGCCAAGAGTGCGAAAAAGGTGAAAACACCCCAGCCAAAAAAAGCTGCCAAGAGTCCAGCTAAGGCCAAAGCCCCGAAGCCCAAGGCAGCCAAGCCTAAGTCGGGGAAGCCGAAAGTTACAAAGGCAAAGAAAGCAGCTCCGAAGAAAAAGTGA
- the LOC100597637 gene encoding histone H3.1, whose translation MARTKQTARKSTGGKAPRKQLATKAARKSAPATGGVKKPHRYRPGTVALREIRRYQKSTELLIRKLPFQRLVREIAQDFKTDLRFQSSAVMALQEACEAYLVGLFEDTNLCAIHAKRVTIMPKDIQLARRIRGERA comes from the coding sequence ATGGCCCGCACGAAGCAAACAGCTCGTAAGTCTACTGGCGGCAAAGCGCCGCGCAAGCAGCTGGCCACTAAGGCGGCTCGCAAGAGCGCGCCAGCCACCGGTGGCGTGAAGAAGCCCCACCGCTATCGGCCTGGTACTGTCGCTCTCCGTGAAATCCGCCGCTATCAAAAATCGACTGAGCTACTGATTCGCAAGCTGCCATTCCAGCGTCTGGTACGTGAGATCGCGCAGGACTTCAAGACCGACCTGCGCTTCCAGAGCTCGGCGGTGATGGCGCTGCAGGAGGCCTGCGAGGCTTACCTGGTGGGGCTCTTTGAGGACACCAACCTGTGTGCTATCCACGCCAAGCGAGTGACTATCATGCCCAAGGACATCCAGCTCGCTCGCCGCATTCGCGGAGAGAGGGCATAA
- the LOC100597977 gene encoding histone H2B type 1-H: MPDPAKSAPAPKKGSKKAVTKAQKKDGKKRKRSRKESYSVYVYKVLKQVHPDTGISSKAMGIMNSFVNDIFERIAGEASRLAHYNKRSTITSREIQTAVRLLLPGELAKHAVSEGTKAVTKYTSSK, from the coding sequence ATGCCTGATCCAGCTAAGTCCGCTCCCGCTCCGAAGAAGGGCTCCAAGAAGGCGGTGACCAAGGCGCAGAAGAAGGATGGCAAGAAGCGTAAACGCAGCCGCAAAGAGAGCTACTCTGTTTACGTTTACAAGGTTCTAAAACAGGTCCACCCCGACACCGGCATCTCCTCCAAAGCCATGGGGATCATGAATTCCTTTGTCAACGATATCTTCGAGCGCATCGCCGGCGAGGCTTCCCGCCTGGCTCATTACAACAAGCGTTCGACCATCACCTCCAGGGAGATCCAGACGGCCGTGCGTCTGCTGCTGCCTGGGGAACTGGCCAAGCACGCCGTGTCCGAGGGCACTAAGGCCGTCACCAAGTACACCAGCTCTAAGTAA
- the LOC100598327 gene encoding histone H3 — protein MARTKQTARKSTGGKAPRKQLATKAARKSAPATGGVKKPHRYRPGTVALREIRRYQKSTELLIRKLPFQRLVREIAQDFKTDLRFQSSADTNLCAIHAKRVTIMPKDIQLARRIRGERA, from the exons ATGGCCCGCACCAAGCAGACTGCACGCAAGTCCACCGGTGGCAAAGCGCCGCGCAAGCAGCTTGCCACTAAGGCGGCTCGGAAAAGCGCGCCGGCCACCGGCGGCGTGAAGAAACCTCATCGCTACCGTCCCGGCACCGTGGCTCTGCGCGAGATTCGCCGCTACCAGAAGTCGACTGAGCTGCTGATCCGAAAGTTGCCTTTCCAACGCCTGGTGCGAGAAATCGCTCAGGACTTCAAGACAGATCTGCGCTTTCAGAGTTCCGCG GACACCAACCTGTGTGCCATCCATGCTAAGCGAGTGACTATCATGCCCAAGGACATTCAGCTCGCTCGCCGCATTCGTGGGGAGAGAGCGTAG
- the LOC100598671 gene encoding histone H2B type 1, translating into MPEPAKSAPAPKKGSKKAVTKAQKKDGKKRKRSRKESYSVYVYKVLKQVHPDTGISSKAMGIMNSFVNDIFERIAGEASRLAHYNKRSTITSREIQTAVRLLLPGELAKHAVSEGTKAVTKYTSSK; encoded by the coding sequence ATGCCTGAACCAGCTAAGTCAGCTCCTGCCCCGAAGAAGGGCTCCAAGAAGGCGGTGACCAAGGCACAGAAGAAGGACGGCAAGAAGCGCAAGCGCAGCCGCAAGGAGAGCTATTCCGTTTACGTGTACAAGGTGCTGAAGCAGGTCCACCCCGATACCGGCATCTCGTCCAAGGCTATGGGGATTATGAACTCCTTCGTCAACGACATTTTCGAGCGCATTGCAGGCGAGGCTTCCCGCCTGGCGCATTACAACAAGCGCTCGACCATCACTTCCAGGGAGATCCAAACTGCTGTGCGCCTGCTGCTGCCCGGGGAGCTGGCCAAACACGCGGTGTCGGAGGGCACCAAGGCTGTCACCAAGTACACCAGCTCCAAGTAA